The sequence GGAACGCGGCTGGACGTGACGCCGCTGACGGAGTGGTCGAAGTGAGCAAGTCGGAACGTTCGCGCACGGCGGCGAGCGTGCCGGGAACGCCGACGAGAAGCGTCAAACTCGCGCGCCTGACGGACGCCGAGCGAGAGGTCTACGTGTCCTGCGAGGAGGAGGGGCTACGCCCTGCCGAACTCGCACAGTACACCGAGTGGTCGGAGTCGACC comes from Halobacterium litoreum and encodes:
- a CDS encoding sigma factor-like helix-turn-helix DNA-binding protein; translated protein: MSKSERSRTAASVPGTPTRSVKLARLTDAEREVYVSCEEEGLRPAELAQYTEWSESTVRTLLARGRRKVGESDT